The following are encoded together in the Defluviitalea raffinosedens genome:
- a CDS encoding YHS domain-containing protein translates to METLSNFLWMIVIWWMFSRMLRTARLLQHQRQLQEKEENQIHSEQTDRESGLEQQSDVPIEMVEDPVCGKFIEKHHGYQLSRGTETFYFCSWDCREKFIQEHLKQPE, encoded by the coding sequence ACTTAGTAATTTTTTATGGATGATTGTAATTTGGTGGATGTTTTCGAGAATGCTTAGGACAGCCAGACTTCTTCAACATCAGAGACAGCTTCAAGAAAAAGAGGAAAATCAGATTCATTCTGAACAGACAGATCGAGAGTCAGGTTTGGAGCAGCAGTCTGATGTTCCTATAGAAATGGTTGAAGATCCGGTATGTGGAAAATTTATTGAGAAGCATCATGGCTATCAACTTTCACGAGGAACAGAGACTTTTTATTTTTGTAGTTGGGATTGCCGTGAAAAATTTATTCAAGAACATTTAAAGCAGCCCGAATAA